In Phocoena sinus isolate mPhoSin1 chromosome 10, mPhoSin1.pri, whole genome shotgun sequence, a single genomic region encodes these proteins:
- the SLC11A2 gene encoding natural resistance-associated macrophage protein 2 isoform X2, with the protein MVLGPEQKTPDEDASGDHGDSASLGAINPAYSNSSLPQSPGGHSEDPFTTYFDEKIAIPEEEYSCFSFRKLWAFTGPGFLMSIAYLDPGNIESDLQSGAVAGFKLLWVLLMATIVGLLLQRLAARLGVVTGLHLAEMCHRQYPRVPRIILWLMVELAIVGSDMQEVIGSAIAINLLSAGRVPLWGGVLITIADTFVFLFLDKYGLRKLEAFFGFLITIMALTFGYEYVTVKPSQTQVLKGMFLPSCSGCHTPQIEQAVGIVGAVIMPHNMYLHSALVKSRQVDRANKEEVREANKYFFIESCIALFVSFIINVFVVSVFAEAFFEKTNEQVVEVCRNISSPHTHLFPDDNSTLAVDIYKGGVVLGCYFGPAALYIWAVGILAAGQSSTMTGTYSGQFVMEGFLNLKWSRFARVILTRSIAIIPTLLVAVFQDVEHLTGMNDFLNVLQSLQLPFALIPILTFTSLRPVMSEFANGIGWRIAGGILVLIVCSINMYFVVVYVQELGHVALYVVAAVVSIAYLSFVFYLGWQCLIALGMSFLDCGHTYLRLGLTVQPELYLLNTVDADSLVSR; encoded by the exons ATGGTGTTGGGTCCTGAGCAGAAGACGCCAGATG AAGATGCTTCTGGAGACCATGGGGATTCTGCCAGTCTTGGGGCCATCAACCCTGCCTACAGTAACTCCTCTCTTCCACAGTCCCCCGGGGGGCACTCAGAGGACCCTTTCACCACGTACTTCGATGAGAAGATCGCCATTCCTGAGGAGGAG TACTCTTGTTTTAGCTTTCGTAAACTCTGGGCTTTCACGGGACCGGGATTTCTTATGAGCATTGCCTACCTGGATCCAGGAAACATTGAATCTGATTTGCAGTCTGGAGCAGTGGCTGGATTTAAG TTGCTCTGGGTTCTTCTGATGGCCACCATCGTGGGGCTCCTGCTCCAGCGCCTTGCAGCTAGACTGGGAGTGGTCACTGGGCTGCATCTTGCTGAAATGTGTCACCGTCAGTATCCCAGG GTTCCACGAATTATCCTGTGGCTGATGGTGGAGTTGGCTATCGTTGGCTCAGATATGCAAGAAGTTATTGGCTCCGCCATTGCCATCAATCTCCTCTCTGCAGGAAG GGTCCCGCTGTGGGGTGGAGTTCTTATCACCATTGCAGAtacctttgtatttctctttttggaTAAATATG GCTTGCGGAAGCTAGAAGCattttttggttttctcatcACTATTATGGCCCTCACATTTGGATACGAG TATGTTACAGTGAAACCCAGCCAGACCCAGGTCCTCAAAGGCATGTTCCTGCCATCCTGCTCAGGCTGTCATACCCCACAGATCGAGCAGGCTGTGGGCATCGTGGGTGCTGTTATCATGCCACACAACATGTACCTGCATTCTGCTTTAGTCAAG TCCAGACAGGTAGACCGAGCCAATAAGGAGGAAGTTCGGGAAGCCAATAAGTACTTTTTCATTGAATCCTGCATtgctctttttgtttcctttatcatCAATGTCTTTGTCGTCTCAGTCTTTGCTGAAGCATTTTTTGAGAAAACCAACGAGCAGGTG GTTGAAGTCTGTAGAAATATCAGCAGCCCCCACACTCACCTTTTTCCTGACGATAACTCAACACTGGCTGTGGACATCTACAAAGGG GGTGTTGTGCTGGGGTGTTACTTCGGGCCTGCTGCACTCTACATCTGGGCAGTGGGGATCCTGGCTGCAGGACAGAGCTCCACCATGACAGGAACCTACTCTGGCCAGTTTGTCATGGAG gGATTCCTGAACCTAAAGTGGTCACGCTTTGCCCGAGTGATTCTGACCCGCTCCATTGCCATCATCCCCACTCTGCTTGTTGCCGTCTTCCAAGATGTAGAGCATCTGACAGGGATGAATGACTTCCTGAATGTTCTTCAGAGCTTACAa cttccCTTTGCTCTCATACCCATCCTCACGTTTACGAGCTTGCGGCCGGTAATGAGTGAATttgccaatggaat AGGCTGGAGGATCGCAGGCGGTATCTTGGTCCTTATTGTCTGTTCCATCAACATGTACTTTGTCGTGGTTTATGTCCAGGAACTAGGGCATGTGGCATTGTATGTGGTGGCTGCTGTGGTCAGCATAGCTTATCTGAGCTTTGTGTTTTACTTG ggTTGGCAATGTTTGATTGCACTGGGCATGTCCTTCCTGGACTGTGGGCACACG TACCTACGTCTGGGATTGACAGTTCAGCCTGAACTCTACCTTCTGAACACCGTGGATGCTGACTCACTTGTGTCTAGATGA
- the SLC11A2 gene encoding natural resistance-associated macrophage protein 2 isoform X1, whose product MVLGPEQKTPDEDASGDHGDSASLGAINPAYSNSSLPQSPGGHSEDPFTTYFDEKIAIPEEEYSCFSFRKLWAFTGPGFLMSIAYLDPGNIESDLQSGAVAGFKLLWVLLMATIVGLLLQRLAARLGVVTGLHLAEMCHRQYPRVPRIILWLMVELAIVGSDMQEVIGSAIAINLLSAGRFNSSINTFPVEPFWNHLLLSWQMVPLWGGVLITIADTFVFLFLDKYGLRKLEAFFGFLITIMALTFGYEYVTVKPSQTQVLKGMFLPSCSGCHTPQIEQAVGIVGAVIMPHNMYLHSALVKSRQVDRANKEEVREANKYFFIESCIALFVSFIINVFVVSVFAEAFFEKTNEQVVEVCRNISSPHTHLFPDDNSTLAVDIYKGGVVLGCYFGPAALYIWAVGILAAGQSSTMTGTYSGQFVMEGFLNLKWSRFARVILTRSIAIIPTLLVAVFQDVEHLTGMNDFLNVLQSLQLPFALIPILTFTSLRPVMSEFANGIGWRIAGGILVLIVCSINMYFVVVYVQELGHVALYVVAAVVSIAYLSFVFYLGWQCLIALGMSFLDCGHTYLRLGLTVQPELYLLNTVDADSLVSR is encoded by the exons ATGGTGTTGGGTCCTGAGCAGAAGACGCCAGATG AAGATGCTTCTGGAGACCATGGGGATTCTGCCAGTCTTGGGGCCATCAACCCTGCCTACAGTAACTCCTCTCTTCCACAGTCCCCCGGGGGGCACTCAGAGGACCCTTTCACCACGTACTTCGATGAGAAGATCGCCATTCCTGAGGAGGAG TACTCTTGTTTTAGCTTTCGTAAACTCTGGGCTTTCACGGGACCGGGATTTCTTATGAGCATTGCCTACCTGGATCCAGGAAACATTGAATCTGATTTGCAGTCTGGAGCAGTGGCTGGATTTAAG TTGCTCTGGGTTCTTCTGATGGCCACCATCGTGGGGCTCCTGCTCCAGCGCCTTGCAGCTAGACTGGGAGTGGTCACTGGGCTGCATCTTGCTGAAATGTGTCACCGTCAGTATCCCAGG GTTCCACGAATTATCCTGTGGCTGATGGTGGAGTTGGCTATCGTTGGCTCAGATATGCAAGAAGTTATTGGCTCCGCCATTGCCATCAATCTCCTCTCTGCAGGAAG ATTCAACTCAAGTATCAATACTTTTCCTGTGGAACCTTTCTGGAACCACCTTCTTCTCTCCTGGCAAAT GGTCCCGCTGTGGGGTGGAGTTCTTATCACCATTGCAGAtacctttgtatttctctttttggaTAAATATG GCTTGCGGAAGCTAGAAGCattttttggttttctcatcACTATTATGGCCCTCACATTTGGATACGAG TATGTTACAGTGAAACCCAGCCAGACCCAGGTCCTCAAAGGCATGTTCCTGCCATCCTGCTCAGGCTGTCATACCCCACAGATCGAGCAGGCTGTGGGCATCGTGGGTGCTGTTATCATGCCACACAACATGTACCTGCATTCTGCTTTAGTCAAG TCCAGACAGGTAGACCGAGCCAATAAGGAGGAAGTTCGGGAAGCCAATAAGTACTTTTTCATTGAATCCTGCATtgctctttttgtttcctttatcatCAATGTCTTTGTCGTCTCAGTCTTTGCTGAAGCATTTTTTGAGAAAACCAACGAGCAGGTG GTTGAAGTCTGTAGAAATATCAGCAGCCCCCACACTCACCTTTTTCCTGACGATAACTCAACACTGGCTGTGGACATCTACAAAGGG GGTGTTGTGCTGGGGTGTTACTTCGGGCCTGCTGCACTCTACATCTGGGCAGTGGGGATCCTGGCTGCAGGACAGAGCTCCACCATGACAGGAACCTACTCTGGCCAGTTTGTCATGGAG gGATTCCTGAACCTAAAGTGGTCACGCTTTGCCCGAGTGATTCTGACCCGCTCCATTGCCATCATCCCCACTCTGCTTGTTGCCGTCTTCCAAGATGTAGAGCATCTGACAGGGATGAATGACTTCCTGAATGTTCTTCAGAGCTTACAa cttccCTTTGCTCTCATACCCATCCTCACGTTTACGAGCTTGCGGCCGGTAATGAGTGAATttgccaatggaat AGGCTGGAGGATCGCAGGCGGTATCTTGGTCCTTATTGTCTGTTCCATCAACATGTACTTTGTCGTGGTTTATGTCCAGGAACTAGGGCATGTGGCATTGTATGTGGTGGCTGCTGTGGTCAGCATAGCTTATCTGAGCTTTGTGTTTTACTTG ggTTGGCAATGTTTGATTGCACTGGGCATGTCCTTCCTGGACTGTGGGCACACG TACCTACGTCTGGGATTGACAGTTCAGCCTGAACTCTACCTTCTGAACACCGTGGATGCTGACTCACTTGTGTCTAGATGA